In Persicimonas caeni, a single window of DNA contains:
- a CDS encoding peroxiredoxin codes for MTLRLGDEAPNFKAMTTEGEIDFHDWAGDSWVVFFSHPADFTPVCTTEVGRVANLSEEFEQRNAKRIVLSVDPVDEHHKWVVDVEETQNTTMDYPIIADEDREIAHLYDMMHPKVDDTATVRSVFIIDPDKKIRVMLTYPAAVGRNFDEILRVLDALQLSDEYDIATPVDWRKGDRVVVKPSIPTEKARERFGDVEELRPYLRLTPDPSAS; via the coding sequence ATGACACTTCGACTTGGTGATGAAGCTCCTAACTTCAAAGCAATGACCACTGAAGGCGAGATCGATTTTCACGATTGGGCCGGCGATTCGTGGGTGGTCTTCTTCTCGCACCCGGCCGACTTCACGCCGGTATGCACCACCGAGGTGGGCCGCGTGGCCAACCTGAGCGAAGAGTTCGAGCAGCGCAACGCAAAGCGCATCGTACTGTCGGTCGACCCGGTCGACGAGCACCACAAATGGGTCGTCGACGTCGAGGAGACCCAGAACACCACGATGGATTATCCGATCATCGCGGATGAGGACCGCGAGATCGCCCACCTGTACGACATGATGCACCCGAAGGTCGACGACACGGCGACGGTCCGCTCGGTGTTCATCATCGACCCGGACAAGAAGATTCGGGTCATGCTCACCTACCCGGCCGCCGTGGGCCGCAACTTCGACGAGATCTTGCGGGTGCTCGATGCCCTCCAACTCAGCGACGAATACGACATCGCCACGCCGGTCGACTGGCGCAAAGGTGACCGCGTGGTCGTCAAGCCGTCGATTCCCACCGAAAAAGCCAGGGAGCGCTTTGGCGACGTCGAAGAGCTCCGCCCCTATCTGCGCCTGACGCCCGACCCGAGCGCGAGCTAA
- a CDS encoding group II intron maturase-specific domain-containing protein translates to MTPRTSGHSLATIIEAINRTVRGWYEYFKHSYFNVFDSLDGKIRRRLRAILRKRFKISGHTNHTDNVRWPNAYFANHGLFFMAEARRLELESLRKGTR, encoded by the coding sequence TTGACCCCGCGCACCAGTGGCCACAGCTTGGCTACCATCATCGAGGCGATCAATCGCACCGTCCGCGGATGGTACGAATATTTCAAGCACAGTTATTTCAACGTGTTTGACAGCCTCGACGGCAAGATCCGTAGGCGACTGCGCGCCATTCTGCGCAAGCGCTTCAAGATCTCGGGCCACACCAATCACACCGATAATGTGCGATGGCCCAACGCCTATTTTGCCAACCACGGGCTTTTCTTTATGGCCGAAGCCCGACGGCTGGAACTCGAGTCCTTACGAAAAGGAACCCGCTGA
- a CDS encoding enoyl-CoA hydratase/isomerase family protein, whose translation MSDDAVIISRKRDIATLRLNRPAKYNALNQDLLDRLHGAAAELAFDDDVRAVVLTGEGKAFCAGGDLKEINEDEPDQPGRAFWRLAGRFHEAVKELRAMAKPTIAAINGPAAGGGFSLALACDLRVMSDAAFLKIGYIANGLSIDGGGSFSLPRLVGMGRAMEIAFLDEKISAERALEIGLVNRVASADELDNVAHELANRLAEMPTGALGRAKRLFNASFQNTLERQLELEREAIAEAGNSDEGREGMNAFLEKREPQYR comes from the coding sequence ATGTCAGATGACGCCGTGATTATAAGCCGCAAGCGAGACATCGCCACCTTGCGCCTGAATCGGCCCGCCAAATACAACGCCCTCAACCAAGACTTGCTCGACCGGCTCCACGGCGCGGCCGCCGAGCTCGCCTTCGACGACGACGTGCGCGCCGTGGTGCTCACCGGTGAGGGCAAAGCCTTTTGTGCCGGCGGCGATCTCAAAGAGATCAACGAGGACGAGCCGGACCAACCCGGCCGAGCGTTTTGGCGCCTCGCCGGGCGCTTTCACGAGGCGGTCAAAGAGCTTCGCGCGATGGCCAAGCCGACGATTGCGGCGATCAATGGCCCGGCAGCCGGCGGCGGGTTCTCCCTGGCGTTGGCGTGTGATCTTCGCGTCATGTCGGACGCGGCCTTCTTGAAAATCGGCTACATCGCCAACGGCCTTAGCATAGATGGAGGCGGTTCGTTTAGCCTGCCGCGCCTGGTCGGCATGGGGCGGGCGATGGAGATTGCGTTTCTCGACGAGAAGATCTCGGCGGAACGTGCGCTCGAAATCGGCCTAGTCAATCGGGTCGCGAGCGCCGACGAGCTCGACAACGTCGCCCACGAGCTGGCCAATCGGCTCGCGGAGATGCCCACCGGCGCATTGGGTCGCGCCAAGCGCCTGTTCAACGCCTCGTTCCAGAACACACTCGAGCGCCAACTCGAGCTCGAACGCGAGGCCATCGCCGAAGCCGGCAACTCCGACGAAGGCCGCGAGGGCATGAACGCGTTCTTGGAGAAGCGCGAGCCTCAATACCGCTGA
- the ltrA gene encoding group II intron reverse transcriptase/maturase codes for MEPAIWTDRMLEALERGVKGGKWFSLIDKVYREATLIRAWDAVKANDGAAGVDEMTIADYERHIESNLKRLSRVLKEGSYVPRAVRRTWIPKPGRAEKRPLGIPTVEDRIVQTALKMVLEPIYERDFVRHSYGFRPQRGAKDALRRVDGLLKQGYRWVVDADLKGYFDTIDHDLLMARVEEKVSDGRILELINAFLTCEVVDQGESQKPHRGTPQGGVISPLLANIFLDPLDHLMEEQGFEMVRYADDFVILCRDKEQADKALDVVRKWVQANELTLHPEKTQLVDESEGSFDFLGYAFKRGNKYPSKKAKRRFL; via the coding sequence GTGGAACCAGCGATCTGGACCGACCGGATGCTCGAGGCGCTCGAAAGGGGCGTCAAAGGAGGCAAGTGGTTCAGCCTGATTGACAAAGTCTATCGGGAGGCCACGCTGATCCGCGCATGGGATGCAGTCAAAGCCAACGACGGAGCAGCAGGCGTCGACGAGATGACGATCGCCGACTACGAGCGACACATCGAGTCGAACCTGAAGCGCCTGAGCCGCGTGCTCAAAGAGGGGTCCTATGTGCCCCGAGCCGTCAGGCGAACCTGGATACCCAAGCCGGGTCGAGCCGAGAAGCGACCGCTGGGGATTCCGACCGTAGAGGATCGGATCGTCCAGACGGCGCTCAAGATGGTGCTGGAGCCGATTTACGAGCGAGATTTTGTTCGTCATTCCTACGGCTTTCGACCTCAACGGGGAGCCAAAGATGCGCTGCGACGCGTCGACGGGCTTCTCAAGCAAGGTTATCGGTGGGTGGTGGATGCCGACCTGAAGGGGTACTTCGACACGATCGACCATGATTTGCTCATGGCGCGCGTGGAGGAGAAGGTCTCAGACGGACGCATTCTCGAGCTCATCAATGCCTTTCTTACCTGCGAGGTCGTCGACCAAGGGGAAAGCCAAAAGCCCCACAGAGGCACGCCACAGGGCGGTGTGATTAGCCCGCTCCTGGCAAATATCTTTCTCGATCCGCTCGACCACCTGATGGAAGAGCAAGGGTTTGAGATGGTGCGTTACGCCGACGATTTTGTGATTCTATGCCGGGACAAAGAGCAGGCCGACAAGGCGCTCGACGTGGTCAGAAAGTGGGTGCAAGCCAACGAACTGACGCTACATCCGGAGAAGACCCAACTCGTCGACGAGTCCGAGGGAAGTTTCGACTTTCTGGGCTACGCCTTCAAGCGCGGGAACAAGTACCCGAGCAAGAAGGCCAAACGGAGGTTTCTTTGA
- a CDS encoding pirin family protein — protein MSEPIVQNIVRLGMPWQTLDPFMFCVHHNDQYPAGDEEMGPDASLAGRMLGNDFSGRDGWSMYHGRKVPGFPRHPHCGFETITIARNGYIDHSDSLGAAARFGQGDVQWMTAGKGVVHSEMFPLVNRDEPNPTELFQIWLNLPREDKKKDAHFKMLWHETVPRKTVRDAEGRATEMVVIAGGVDGLEPPSPPPASWASRDESDIAIWTLKMEPGAEWTVPAASPEANRVIYFFAGDTCTLGGQTVERGHGAQVRADADCSIVNGDVEGEFLVLQGRPIGEPVAQHGPFVANTRGEIRQAMIDYQRTGFGGWPWDEDAPVHPREKGRFAIHVDGREETPADLD, from the coding sequence ATGAGCGAACCAATCGTCCAGAATATCGTCCGGCTGGGCATGCCCTGGCAGACGCTCGATCCGTTTATGTTCTGCGTGCACCACAACGACCAATATCCGGCTGGCGACGAGGAGATGGGCCCGGACGCGTCGCTCGCCGGCAGAATGCTGGGCAACGACTTTTCGGGCAGAGACGGCTGGAGCATGTACCACGGCCGCAAGGTCCCGGGATTTCCGCGCCACCCACACTGCGGCTTCGAGACGATCACGATCGCGCGCAACGGCTATATCGACCACAGCGACTCACTGGGCGCCGCGGCGCGATTCGGGCAAGGGGACGTCCAGTGGATGACCGCCGGCAAGGGCGTGGTCCACTCCGAGATGTTCCCGCTGGTCAACCGCGACGAGCCCAACCCCACCGAGTTGTTCCAGATCTGGCTGAACCTGCCGCGTGAGGACAAGAAGAAGGACGCGCACTTCAAGATGCTCTGGCACGAGACCGTGCCGCGCAAAACGGTACGGGACGCCGAGGGACGCGCCACCGAAATGGTCGTCATCGCCGGCGGCGTCGACGGCCTCGAGCCGCCCTCCCCTCCCCCAGCTTCGTGGGCGTCGCGCGACGAGTCGGATATTGCCATTTGGACGTTGAAGATGGAGCCCGGCGCCGAGTGGACGGTGCCGGCGGCGAGCCCGGAGGCCAACCGGGTCATCTACTTTTTCGCCGGCGACACCTGCACGCTCGGAGGCCAAACCGTCGAGCGCGGCCACGGCGCCCAGGTACGCGCCGACGCCGACTGCTCCATCGTCAACGGCGACGTCGAAGGAGAGTTTCTGGTGCTGCAGGGCCGCCCCATCGGCGAGCCCGTCGCCCAGCACGGCCCGTTCGTGGCCAACACCCGCGGCGAGATTCGCCAGGCGATGATCGACTACCAGCGCACAGGCTTTGGCGGCTGGCCCTGGGACGAGGACGCGCCGGTCCACCCGCGCGAGAAGGGACGATTTGCCATCCACGTCGACGGGCGTGAGGAGACGCCTGCGGATCTCGACTGA
- a CDS encoding alpha/beta fold hydrolase, translating into MRASRFTLFVLLTILLTAGCATGSGTAADPGAQPEQQQAEEDDGADTDADATADSEADAAPEAEADHDGFDARLSSYEYPYEVEIFEVDAQRQTLEMAYMDVQPENPNGKTVLLLHGKNFSGAYWKTTIEALTDEGYRVVAPDQIGFGKSSKPRTFQFSFHALATYTKALLDELGVDRTAVVGHSMGGMLATRFALMFPDTTTKLALVNPIGLEDWKRKVPYTTIDQWYARELKKTPEKIQAYMTESYFDGVWKEAYEPLVEIQAGWTKGPDYERVAWNSALAYDMIFTQPVLYEFGDINAPTLLIIGQRDRTALGKGDVSAEVRKTLGNYPELGRAAAEAIPDAKLVEFDAIGHIPQFEAYDRYISALEGFLAADSAADSATDTE; encoded by the coding sequence ATGCGCGCTTCACGCTTCACTTTGTTCGTTTTGTTGACGATTCTCCTGACCGCCGGTTGTGCGACCGGCAGCGGCACGGCCGCCGATCCGGGCGCGCAGCCCGAACAGCAACAGGCCGAAGAGGACGATGGCGCGGATACGGACGCGGACGCCACGGCCGACTCAGAGGCCGACGCCGCCCCAGAAGCCGAGGCCGACCACGACGGCTTCGACGCCCGCCTTTCGAGCTACGAGTACCCCTACGAGGTCGAGATCTTCGAGGTCGACGCCCAGCGCCAGACCCTCGAAATGGCCTACATGGACGTCCAGCCGGAGAATCCCAACGGCAAAACCGTCCTTCTGCTGCACGGAAAGAACTTTTCGGGCGCCTACTGGAAGACGACCATCGAGGCGCTCACCGATGAGGGCTACCGGGTGGTCGCGCCCGACCAGATTGGCTTTGGCAAGTCGAGCAAGCCTCGAACCTTCCAGTTTAGCTTCCACGCCCTGGCCACCTACACCAAAGCGCTGCTCGACGAACTCGGCGTCGACCGAACGGCCGTCGTCGGCCACTCGATGGGCGGCATGCTCGCCACGCGCTTTGCGCTCATGTTCCCCGACACCACTACCAAGCTCGCCCTGGTCAACCCCATCGGCCTAGAGGACTGGAAGCGCAAGGTTCCCTACACAACCATCGACCAGTGGTACGCCCGGGAGTTGAAGAAGACTCCCGAAAAAATCCAAGCGTATATGACCGAGAGTTACTTCGACGGGGTCTGGAAGGAGGCCTACGAGCCACTCGTTGAGATTCAGGCGGGTTGGACGAAAGGGCCCGATTACGAGCGCGTCGCGTGGAACTCGGCGCTGGCCTACGACATGATCTTTACCCAGCCGGTGCTCTACGAGTTCGGCGATATCAACGCGCCCACGCTGCTGATCATCGGCCAGCGCGACCGCACCGCACTGGGCAAAGGCGACGTCTCTGCCGAGGTGCGCAAGACCCTGGGCAACTACCCCGAACTCGGCCGCGCGGCCGCCGAGGCCATCCCCGACGCCAAGCTCGTCGAGTTCGACGCCATCGGCCATATCCCGCAATTCGAGGCCTACGACCGCTATATCAGCGCCCTCGAGGGCTTTTTGGCCGCCGATTCGGCCGCTGATTCGGCCACCGACACCGAGTGA
- a CDS encoding MBL fold metallo-hydrolase — MFLKSVPDSLYHRAPVDEDADVRLRYLGTAGFVVEGAGHTIVLDPFITRPGLRETVFKPLVPDERRIAQVIPHADDVVIGHAHHDHVLDAPCLCRQTGARFIGSPDACNVARAAGLSASQIVETRGREAIATGPGTLRGLPSEHGRVYFNRVSLPGDIPEPPPWPARVTDLRHGLVLNWHIELAGVRIVHIDTAEFFADEMQGLKADVLCLCAIGRKYRPNYVAEAVALLEPKIVVACHWDWFFTPYEAEPKCLPGVDLPGFVEEIIDAGAEAVVLPFDGVLGLHS; from the coding sequence ATGTTCCTCAAATCCGTGCCCGACTCGCTCTATCACCGTGCACCGGTGGATGAAGACGCCGACGTGCGACTTCGCTACTTGGGCACCGCCGGCTTCGTCGTCGAGGGCGCCGGGCACACCATCGTGCTCGACCCGTTCATCACGCGTCCAGGGCTGCGCGAGACGGTCTTCAAGCCGCTGGTCCCCGACGAGCGACGCATCGCCCAGGTCATCCCCCACGCCGACGACGTCGTGATCGGCCACGCCCATCACGATCACGTCCTCGACGCCCCCTGCCTGTGCCGACAGACCGGCGCGCGCTTCATCGGCTCGCCGGACGCCTGCAACGTGGCGCGGGCTGCTGGCTTGAGCGCCTCGCAAATCGTCGAGACGCGCGGCCGCGAGGCCATCGCCACGGGACCGGGCACACTGCGCGGCCTGCCCTCCGAGCACGGCCGCGTCTACTTCAACCGCGTCAGCCTCCCCGGCGATATCCCCGAGCCGCCGCCGTGGCCCGCGCGGGTGACCGACCTGCGCCACGGCCTCGTGCTCAACTGGCATATCGAGCTCGCCGGCGTGCGCATCGTGCACATCGACACCGCCGAGTTCTTCGCCGACGAGATGCAGGGGCTTAAAGCCGACGTGCTCTGCCTGTGCGCCATCGGCCGCAAGTATCGGCCCAATTACGTCGCCGAGGCGGTCGCGCTGCTCGAACCCAAAATCGTCGTCGCATGCCACTGGGATTGGTTCTTCACCCCCTACGAAGCCGAACCCAAATGCCTGCCGGGCGTCGACCTGCCCGGGTTCGTCGAAGAGATCATCGACGCCGGCGCCGAGGCCGTCGTCCTCCCCTTCGACGGCGTCTTAGGGTTGCACAGCTAG
- a CDS encoding hydrogen peroxide-inducible genes activator, giving the protein MTLTQLRYALAVLEHGSISAAARACYVSQPSLSEGLSQLETQLDVMLFERTARGTKPTEEGLVLLEQARRVLAEADTLQELAAASKVGVLEGTIRLGVIPTIGPYLLPRMLLSLERAFPRLELQIEENLTSVLLEQLRDHRLDMAIVALPYEIGDDLCAIEAYEEPFYVGLPPDDPLADRTAISLDEIDGSDLLLLDEGHCLRDQALEACQTPASALRRQFRGASLETIRQFVLAGWGISLFPELTIRPDEPLLIRPLEPPAHRDIVVVIRQGYARAESARALADFLGEAIAQSD; this is encoded by the coding sequence ATGACGCTCACGCAACTCCGATACGCGCTCGCGGTGCTCGAGCACGGCTCCATCAGCGCCGCCGCGCGCGCCTGTTATGTCTCCCAGCCCTCACTCAGTGAGGGACTGAGCCAGTTGGAGACCCAGCTCGACGTGATGCTTTTCGAGCGCACCGCCCGGGGCACCAAACCCACCGAAGAGGGGCTCGTACTGCTCGAGCAGGCCAGACGGGTCTTGGCAGAAGCCGATACCCTGCAGGAGTTGGCGGCGGCGTCCAAAGTGGGCGTGCTCGAGGGGACGATTCGGCTGGGCGTGATTCCCACCATCGGCCCCTATCTGTTGCCGCGCATGCTGCTGTCGCTCGAGCGCGCCTTCCCGCGCCTCGAGCTGCAAATCGAGGAAAACCTGACGAGCGTGCTGCTCGAACAGCTGCGCGACCACCGCCTCGACATGGCCATCGTCGCCCTGCCCTACGAGATTGGCGACGACTTGTGCGCCATCGAAGCCTACGAAGAGCCGTTTTATGTGGGGTTGCCTCCCGACGATCCGTTGGCCGACCGCACCGCGATCAGCCTCGATGAGATCGACGGAAGTGACCTGCTGCTGCTCGACGAAGGCCATTGCCTGCGCGACCAAGCGCTCGAGGCGTGCCAGACGCCCGCGTCGGCGCTGCGCCGTCAGTTTCGCGGGGCGAGCCTCGAGACGATTCGTCAGTTCGTGCTCGCGGGCTGGGGGATCAGCCTCTTTCCGGAGCTGACCATCCGCCCCGACGAGCCGCTGCTCATCCGCCCCCTCGAGCCGCCGGCACACCGCGATATCGTGGTGGTCATTCGCCAGGGCTACGCCCGCGCGGAGAGCGCGCGAGCCCTCGCCGACTTTTTGGGGGAGGCTATCGCTCAGTCCGATTGA
- a CDS encoding DUF7873 family protein — translation MSQPLEALVYFQKSVYKLAKKQLKSLGKDAKKARKKEDCELADAEARAQLDETLDLVARQLDVAASREAAEATARASVVVDGEVLLEDVPPRVLVTLRKQLGRLSKTAGELAKLHADSDYESLATRAQTLEQAVVGALQEANQTPAPERHVSQKVLAYLKEGG, via the coding sequence ATGTCCCAGCCACTCGAAGCGCTCGTTTACTTTCAAAAGAGCGTCTACAAGCTCGCTAAAAAACAGCTCAAGTCGTTGGGCAAGGACGCCAAAAAGGCGCGCAAGAAGGAAGATTGCGAGTTGGCCGACGCCGAGGCGCGCGCTCAGCTCGACGAGACGCTCGACCTGGTGGCCCGGCAGTTGGACGTGGCGGCCAGCCGGGAGGCGGCCGAGGCGACCGCGCGCGCAAGCGTCGTGGTCGACGGTGAGGTCCTCCTCGAGGATGTGCCGCCCCGCGTGCTTGTGACTCTGCGTAAGCAACTTGGCCGCCTCTCCAAAACGGCCGGCGAATTGGCCAAGCTCCACGCCGACTCAGACTACGAATCCCTGGCAACCCGAGCCCAGACGCTCGAACAAGCCGTCGTCGGTGCGCTCCAAGAAGCCAATCAAACCCCCGCCCCCGAGCGCCACGTCAGCCAGAAGGTCCTCGCCTACCTGAAAGAGGGCGGATGA
- a CDS encoding phosphatase domain-containing putative toxin → MKPVATINNLSVRFGTKTVLDGVELEILPNEVLVLMGPGGAGKSTLLRTICGLNSQLSHFLVSGEVRYLDQPIQLDIHSPRGLSPVLVQQKLALLASTVFEYLVTNFPCRSDFTRLELREQLEQRLDDAGMGDLPDGLDTQVTALSAGQRAIIGILRACLPMPALVCIDEPTAGMDDDQAQMVLDYIDRQSAERAVLLVTHNQRRARNVGDRTALLAGGRIQECLPTDKFFESPETDAARHYIRTGGCTVPSPDADPEELDPAFRVPQAAVVNPPKRAKEGFISAHQGPTGFDWLIPGQLGGTPLPGVSGHIDRDLEALQRVGTTALVTLMLTKLPAAKMREYGIESLHFPIVDMEAPEMLDAADLCRLVDTRLSDGGTVVMHCKAGIGRTGTMLAAYLIWKGQTAAEALDAVRSVNPRWVQSQTQEKFLEEFELWLD, encoded by the coding sequence ATGAAGCCGGTGGCTACGATCAACAATCTGAGCGTGCGCTTTGGCACCAAGACCGTGCTCGACGGCGTCGAACTCGAAATCCTCCCCAACGAAGTGTTGGTGTTGATGGGACCGGGCGGCGCGGGCAAGTCGACGCTGCTTCGCACCATTTGTGGGCTGAACAGCCAACTGAGCCATTTTTTGGTCAGCGGCGAAGTGCGCTATCTCGACCAACCCATTCAGCTCGACATCCACTCGCCACGGGGGCTCAGCCCGGTGCTCGTCCAGCAAAAGCTGGCCCTGCTCGCTTCGACGGTCTTCGAGTACCTGGTGACCAACTTTCCGTGCCGCTCCGACTTCACTCGTCTGGAGTTGCGCGAGCAGCTCGAGCAGCGCCTGGATGACGCCGGCATGGGCGACCTGCCCGACGGGCTCGACACCCAGGTCACTGCGCTGAGCGCCGGCCAACGGGCGATCATCGGAATCTTGCGCGCCTGCCTGCCGATGCCGGCACTCGTGTGCATCGACGAGCCCACCGCCGGCATGGACGACGATCAGGCCCAGATGGTGCTCGACTATATCGACCGTCAGTCGGCCGAGCGCGCCGTGTTGCTGGTCACCCACAACCAGCGCCGCGCCCGCAACGTGGGCGACCGCACCGCGCTGCTCGCCGGCGGGCGCATCCAGGAGTGCCTGCCGACCGACAAATTCTTCGAGTCGCCCGAGACCGACGCGGCCCGCCATTATATCCGAACCGGAGGCTGCACGGTGCCCTCGCCCGACGCCGATCCCGAAGAGCTCGACCCCGCGTTCCGCGTCCCACAGGCCGCGGTGGTCAATCCGCCCAAGCGCGCCAAAGAGGGATTCATCTCGGCCCATCAAGGCCCCACGGGGTTCGATTGGTTGATCCCCGGCCAGCTCGGCGGCACGCCGCTCCCGGGCGTCAGCGGCCACATCGACCGCGATCTCGAGGCGCTCCAGCGCGTGGGCACGACCGCCTTGGTCACGCTGATGCTGACTAAGCTCCCCGCTGCCAAGATGCGCGAGTACGGCATCGAGAGCTTGCACTTTCCCATCGTCGATATGGAGGCGCCCGAGATGCTCGACGCCGCCGATCTTTGTCGCCTGGTCGACACGCGGCTGTCCGACGGAGGGACCGTCGTCATGCATTGCAAGGCGGGCATCGGGCGCACCGGCACCATGCTGGCCGCCTACCTCATTTGGAAGGGGCAGACGGCCGCCGAAGCCCTCGACGCGGTGCGCAGCGTCAACCCGCGGTGGGTTCAGTCGCAAACACAGGAAAAGTTTCTTGAAGAGTTCGAGCTCTGGCTCGACTAA
- a CDS encoding amino acid permease, with protein sequence MKTDSTTIGKTESESASQPGRFGTLSGVFMPTLLTILGVIMFLREGWVIGNSGLLGGLVIITLAFGITTATGLSLSSLTTNIRIGAGGAYSVISQSLGIEMGGSIGLPLYLSQVLAVAMYIFGFREGWLWVFPDHPALLVDLLLFGVLFGIAYVSAGLAFKVQYVVAAVIAASLVSVGLAAATGSMQYEPQLWVSSSDDVGNILLTEDFWAVFAVFFPAATGIMAGANMSGELKDPRKSIPIGTMSAIAVSYVIYMLLAYWLATSATPEELRSNYTIMIDKAFWGPAVLGGLLGATFSSALSSIVGAPRILQALAEHSIIPGGKFLSKTSREGEPRNAMIVSGALVVAALLLRDLNVVAPFITMFFLITYGMINAVVLLEQSLGLVSFRPKLKLPTMIPLIGALGCIFAMFIINPTVSLIAVVTVIGFYALLIRRHLEAPFADVRSGLFVAVAQWAAQKAADLPTTQERAWKPNLLIPVSDTLELRGTHHFIEDLVWPTGYVELMGMSTHEPRDVLEPALRELAGDFRKEGIYTRWTVLDTDNVAEGMSLGMEALQGAFFRPNIIFMPMPKSPAEEDDLTRIAAKASQSGLGMMVLGMHPKTRMGSKKVINLWVHDRNPDMELVLRESHINLAILVAYMVTQNWKGRLNLVSCVEEDRTHEEVRQELQRVIDLARLPDPEIHLLDGPFIDNLDKGPRADVDIMGLSRPPNFELMREAISKTRSTCVFVADSGKESALA encoded by the coding sequence ATGAAAACCGATAGCACCACGATAGGCAAGACCGAGTCCGAATCGGCCAGTCAACCTGGACGTTTCGGCACGCTCAGCGGCGTGTTCATGCCCACGCTGTTGACGATCCTCGGCGTGATCATGTTCCTGCGCGAGGGCTGGGTCATTGGCAACAGCGGGCTGCTCGGCGGCCTGGTCATCATCACGCTGGCCTTCGGCATCACCACGGCGACCGGTCTGTCGCTCTCCTCGCTGACCACCAATATTCGCATCGGCGCCGGAGGGGCTTATTCGGTCATCTCGCAATCATTGGGCATCGAGATGGGGGGCAGCATCGGCTTGCCGTTATACCTGTCGCAGGTGTTGGCGGTCGCGATGTATATCTTTGGTTTTCGCGAAGGTTGGCTGTGGGTGTTCCCCGACCACCCTGCGCTGCTCGTCGACCTGCTGCTTTTTGGAGTGCTGTTCGGCATCGCCTACGTCAGCGCCGGGCTTGCCTTCAAGGTCCAATATGTCGTGGCGGCGGTGATCGCCGCGTCCCTTGTCTCGGTGGGATTGGCCGCGGCCACCGGCTCGATGCAGTACGAGCCCCAGCTGTGGGTTTCGTCGAGTGACGACGTCGGCAATATCCTGCTGACGGAGGACTTCTGGGCGGTGTTCGCCGTCTTCTTTCCGGCGGCCACCGGCATCATGGCCGGCGCGAATATGAGCGGCGAGCTCAAGGACCCGCGCAAGAGTATCCCCATCGGGACGATGTCGGCGATCGCGGTCAGCTACGTCATCTACATGCTGCTGGCCTATTGGTTGGCGACGTCGGCCACCCCCGAGGAGCTTCGCAGCAACTACACCATCATGATCGACAAGGCGTTCTGGGGGCCGGCGGTGCTCGGCGGCCTCCTGGGCGCGACGTTCTCCTCGGCGCTCAGCTCGATCGTGGGTGCCCCGCGCATCCTGCAGGCATTGGCCGAGCACAGCATCATTCCCGGCGGCAAGTTTTTGTCCAAGACCTCCCGTGAGGGCGAGCCGCGCAACGCCATGATCGTGTCGGGCGCGCTGGTGGTCGCCGCGTTGCTGTTGCGCGACCTGAACGTGGTCGCGCCCTTTATCACGATGTTCTTCTTGATCACCTACGGCATGATCAACGCGGTCGTGCTCCTCGAGCAGAGCCTCGGGTTGGTCAGTTTCCGGCCCAAGCTCAAGCTGCCCACGATGATCCCGCTGATCGGCGCCCTCGGGTGCATCTTCGCGATGTTCATCATCAATCCGACCGTCAGTCTCATCGCCGTGGTCACCGTGATCGGGTTCTATGCGCTGTTGATCCGCCGCCACCTCGAAGCCCCCTTCGCCGACGTGCGCAGTGGCCTGTTCGTGGCGGTCGCTCAGTGGGCCGCCCAGAAGGCCGCCGACCTGCCGACCACCCAGGAGCGCGCGTGGAAGCCCAACTTGCTCATCCCGGTCAGCGACACCCTCGAGCTTCGCGGCACCCATCATTTCATCGAGGACCTGGTCTGGCCCACCGGCTACGTCGAGTTGATGGGGATGAGCACCCACGAGCCGCGCGATGTGCTCGAGCCGGCGTTGCGCGAACTGGCCGGCGACTTTCGCAAAGAGGGGATCTACACGCGCTGGACGGTGCTCGATACCGACAACGTGGCCGAGGGCATGTCGCTGGGGATGGAGGCGCTGCAGGGGGCGTTCTTTCGCCCCAACATCATCTTCATGCCCATGCCCAAGTCGCCCGCCGAGGAGGACGACCTGACTCGCATCGCCGCCAAGGCCTCGCAAAGTGGTCTGGGTATGATGGTGCTCGGCATGCACCCCAAGACGCGCATGGGCTCCAAGAAGGTGATCAACCTGTGGGTCCACGACCGCAACCCCGACATGGAGCTGGTCTTGCGCGAGAGCCACATCAACCTGGCGATTCTGGTGGCCTATATGGTGACCCAGAACTGGAAGGGGCGGCTCAATCTGGTGAGCTGTGTCGAAGAGGATCGCACCCACGAGGAGGTGCGCCAGGAGCTGCAGCGCGTCATCGACCTGGCTCGCCTGCCCGACCCCGAGATTCACCTGCTCGACGGCCCGTTCATCGACAACCTCGACAAGGGCCCGCGCGCCGACGTCGACATCATGGGCCTGAGCCGCCCGCCGAACTTCGAGTTGATGCGCGAGGCGATCAGCAAGACGCGCAGCACCTGCGTGTTCGTGGCTGACTCGGGGAAGGAGAGCGCGCTGGCGTGA